GCTCATGTAACGAATGATTTAAACCGCGAAAGTACGTAAAGCTGGCATGCAAAATATATCTTGTCACAAGGATTGTCGCGAGCATAAAATTTTGTACTTTCCAAGAACACTCGACCCGTTGATTGCTTACCGGAATTTTGCCACGCATCCCGTCCAATGATTTTCGCCTATACGTCCAGAAGTAGCACGCTTTTTGCAAACCAGAAAAACGGTTTGCCGTAACAATTTGTTTATCATAATCCTTTTGCATTTTCGATTCCTTGTCCAGCAAAAACCTATGCGTTTGATGTGCGTGAAACTCAAGCCAGGTAAGCATTTCAGGAAACTGATCGCGGTAGATGGACGCTTGGGTGTGTAGGTTGTAGGCGTTGTAGCAAAGAAAAAAATTTGTTGAATTCAGATTCTGTCTTTATTGGGAAAAAAAGAAGGCAGTAAAAATTTTTTTTTCAACATTTTCTTTTGATATTCGCTGTCCTGCTCAAAAAAACTTTATCGAAACAGCGCGTTCAAAAGGCTCACTAGATGATGTATAAGTTCAAGGTCCAAATATTATTAACTCTATTATAAAAATTGCTTAAGGTACAATGACGAAAACTTGCGATAAAGTTTGGGATACTTGTCTCTCTATCATAAAGGATATCGTAGAATGGCAGCATTTTAAGACTTGGTTCGAGCCCATTACACCGGTTGATTTGAAGGAGAACGTTTTAACGATACAAGTCCCCAGCCAGTTTTTTTACGAGTACCTCGAAGAACATTATATAGGCCTTTTGGGTAAAACGCTAAAGCGGGAGCTGGGCAAGGAAGCCCGGTTGGAATACAGGATCATGATGGACAGCGGGAACCAGGCCAGTAAGCCCATTACCATGGATGTGCCCGCACAAGGGTATAAAACATATACCAACAACGAAATGGATTTTCCGCTGGTGATCAATAACCCCGTCAAGAACCCCTTCGTCATACCGGGGTTGAAAAAGGTACAGATCGACTCCCAGTTGAACCCGGTATACACCTTCGATGCCTTTATCGAGGGGGATTGCAACCGGGTCGCCCGTCGCGCGGGCAAAACGGTCGCGGAAAAACCCGGTGCCACTTCCTTTAATCCCCTGGTCATCTATGGTGGGGTAGGGCTGGGGAAAACCCACCTCGCCCAATCCATCGGCAACGAGGTCAAGCACACGCATCCCGGCAAAGTCGTCCTGTACGTCAGCTCGGAGAAGTTCATCAACCAGTTCATGGACCATAGCCGCAACAACGCGGTCAATGACTTTATCCACTTTTACCAGCTCATCGACGTATTGATTATAGACGACGTCCAGTTCTTCAGCCGTGCGGAAAAGACACAGGATGCGTTCTTCGCGATCTTCAACCACCTTCACCAGAGCGGGAAGCAGCTGATTCTGACGTCCGACAAACCGCCCAAAGACCTGGACGGGGTGCAGGAACGCCTCCTGAGCCGTTTCCGCTGGGGGTTGAGCGCGGATTTGCAGGTGCCCGACTACGAGACGCGGATCGAGATCCTGGAAAGGAAAATGAAGAACGACGGCCTGGATATGTCCAAGGAAGTCGTCAAGTACCTGGCCTATAACATCAGCAGCAACGTCCGGGAGCTGGAAGGCGCGCTGATATCCTTGCTGGCCCAGTCGTCCCTCAACAAACGGGAGATCGACCTGGAACTGGCCAAAAAAGTGCTTCGTAATTTTGTAAAGACCTCCTCGAAAGAGATTACCATAGAAACCATCCAGAAGATGGTGTGTGATTTCTTTAACGTCCCTTACGACAAACTCCTCGAAAAAACCCGGAAACGGGAGGTCGTTCAGGCCCGCCAGATTACCATGTACCTGGCCAAGATGTTTACGAAAAATTCCCTGAAGACGATCGGGGAACATTTCGGCGGCCGGGACCATACCACGGTCATCCACTCCTTCCAGACGGTCAAGGACCTCATGGATACCGACCTCCTTTATCGTGAAAGCGTTATGGAGCTCCAGCAAAAGATACAGCTCGCCGCGATGTAACCATTTTTTGCATAAACTTGTGGGAGCAATGTCATGAACGATTGCGCACCATCCGAGTCGGAGCTCCTGCAGAAAATGGTCCTTGGGGACAGGTCTGCGTATGCGGCTATATACCAGCGTTACCATGCCGGTATATATCATTATATCCTGCGCTTTGTCAAATTGCCCGACCTCGCCGAAGACCTGGTCCACGACGTCTTTCTAAAAATATGGGAGGTCCGGGAAAGGATCGATCCCTCGGGGGCTTTTGGGGGATACCTCTACCGGATTGCCCGCAACCATGTCTACAAAACCATCCAACGGATCGCCGCCGATAGGGTGCTGAGGGCGCGCGTCCTCCGGCACCTGGGCGAAGAACCGCCCCTCGAATGGATCGGCCAGAACAAAGAATACGAGCGTCTTTTCGGCCAGGCCCTGTCCCTTCTGCCCCAACAGCGCCGGAACGTTTTCCGCCTTTGCCGGGAAGAAGGAAAGACCTACGAGGAAACGGCGGCCATCTTAGGCATCTCCCGCAACGCCGTCAAAAAACACATGATCCTGTCGATGCGGTCCATCCACGATTTTATGCTGCGCAATGGGGATGTTACCCTTGTCTTGCTCCTCCTGGCGATGGTGGCTTAAATTTTTTGCCACCGGGGTACCCTCTTTCCCGGTTTTGGGATATTAGCAGATATGTCCCCTGACTACTACCAAGATCTTTTACAGCGCTACCTGGACGGAACGTGTTCCGCGCAGGAAGGAGAGGAATTGTTTGCATGGCTGGCGTCGGACGCCGGCCGGAAGCCCCTCCTGGAGGCGTTACAGCGGGAGTACAAGGGGCAGGAGGAGCCCCATCCCGCCGGGGCCGCCGGCGATCGCATCTGGGCGCGGCTGGAACAAAGCACGCGCGCCCGCCGTCCGCTGAGGATGTACTGGACCGCTGCGGCCGCCGCTGTCCTCGTCATGGGCGTCGGGGCGTATACGTGGAACCGTTATGAACGGCGTCCCCGGCCCACGGTGCCAAAAGAACCCATCGCGGTTCAGGATGTCGGACCCGGTGGCAACAAAGCCACCCTTACGCTCGGCGACGGGCGGACCATTGTCCTGGACCGTGCGGCCGAAGGCCAGCTGACCCGGCAAGGAGGTGCAGGCGTGGTCAAGACGGGAGCAGGTCAGTTGGCTTACACGGCCCTGGGAACGGGGAGTGCATTGTACAATACTATTTCCACACCGCGGGGCGGTCAATACCAGGTTGTCTTGGCCGACGGCACGCATGTCTGGCTTAACGCATCGAGTTCACTTCGTTTTCCCACCACTTTTACGGGGAAGGAACGCCGCGTGGTCCTGACGGGGGAGGGCTATTTCGAGGTCGCTCCCCGCGCCGGCCAACCTTTCCGCGTTACGGCGGGGGATATGACCGTGGACGTGTTGGGCACTCATTTTGACGTCATGGCTTATGCCGATGAAGACCGGACGGCGACAACGCTGCTGGAGGGTTCCGTACGGGTGTCGGGCGGAAGCACCGGAAGCCTGGTACGGCCCGGACAGGCGGCTTTGCTGGATGCCGGTACGCACCAGTTGCAGGTAGGCCTGGCCGACCTCGAAGGCGCCGTGGCCTGGAAAAACGGGTATTTCCGCTTCGAC
This region of Dinghuibacter silviterrae genomic DNA includes:
- the dnaA gene encoding chromosomal replication initiator protein DnaA, with translation MTKTCDKVWDTCLSIIKDIVEWQHFKTWFEPITPVDLKENVLTIQVPSQFFYEYLEEHYIGLLGKTLKRELGKEARLEYRIMMDSGNQASKPITMDVPAQGYKTYTNNEMDFPLVINNPVKNPFVIPGLKKVQIDSQLNPVYTFDAFIEGDCNRVARRAGKTVAEKPGATSFNPLVIYGGVGLGKTHLAQSIGNEVKHTHPGKVVLYVSSEKFINQFMDHSRNNAVNDFIHFYQLIDVLIIDDVQFFSRAEKTQDAFFAIFNHLHQSGKQLILTSDKPPKDLDGVQERLLSRFRWGLSADLQVPDYETRIEILERKMKNDGLDMSKEVVKYLAYNISSNVRELEGALISLLAQSSLNKREIDLELAKKVLRNFVKTSSKEITIETIQKMVCDFFNVPYDKLLEKTRKREVVQARQITMYLAKMFTKNSLKTIGEHFGGRDHTTVIHSFQTVKDLMDTDLLYRESVMELQQKIQLAAM
- a CDS encoding RNA polymerase sigma factor; amino-acid sequence: MNDCAPSESELLQKMVLGDRSAYAAIYQRYHAGIYHYILRFVKLPDLAEDLVHDVFLKIWEVRERIDPSGAFGGYLYRIARNHVYKTIQRIAADRVLRARVLRHLGEEPPLEWIGQNKEYERLFGQALSLLPQQRRNVFRLCREEGKTYEETAAILGISRNAVKKHMILSMRSIHDFMLRNGDVTLVLLLLAMVA
- a CDS encoding FecR family protein yields the protein MSPDYYQDLLQRYLDGTCSAQEGEELFAWLASDAGRKPLLEALQREYKGQEEPHPAGAAGDRIWARLEQSTRARRPLRMYWTAAAAAVLVMGVGAYTWNRYERRPRPTVPKEPIAVQDVGPGGNKATLTLGDGRTIVLDRAAEGQLTRQGGAGVVKTGAGQLAYTALGTGSALYNTISTPRGGQYQVVLADGTHVWLNASSSLRFPTTFTGKERRVVLTGEGYFEVAPRAGQPFRVTAGDMTVDVLGTHFDVMAYADEDRTATTLLEGSVRVSGGSTGSLVRPGQAALLDAGTHQLQVGLADLEGAVAWKNGYFRFDGVDLPVVMRQLSRWYDVDVVYQGHKEKTYEFVGTVARSANLSSVLKVLEINGVQVKVEGKKLLVTP